From Mycteria americana isolate JAX WOST 10 ecotype Jacksonville Zoo and Gardens chromosome 4, USCA_MyAme_1.0, whole genome shotgun sequence, one genomic window encodes:
- the SLC25A4 gene encoding ADP/ATP translocase 1 gives MGDQALSFLKDFLAGGVAAAISKTAVAPIERVKLLLQVQHASKQITAEKQYKGIIDCIVRIPKEQGIISFWRGNLANVIRYFPTQALNFAFKDKYKQIFLGGVDRRKQFWRYFAGNLASGGAAGATSLCFVYPLDFARTRLAADVGKGVSEREFTGLGDCIIKIFKSDGLRGLYQGFSVSVQGIIIYRAAYFGVYDTAKGMLPDPKNVHIVVSWMIAQTVTAVAGLVSYPFDTVRRRMMMQSGRKGADIMYKGTIDCWKKIAKDEGSKAFFKGAWSNVLRGMGGAFVLVLYDEIKKYV, from the exons ATGGGTGACCAAGCGCTCAGCTTCCTCAAGGACTTTCTGGCCGGTGGGGTGGCTGCCGCCATCTCCAAGACGGCTGTCGCCCCCATCGAGAGGGTGAAGTTGCTGCTGCAG GTCCAGCATGCGAGCAAACAGATCACGGCGGAGAAGCAGTACAAGGGCATCATCGACTGCATAGTCCGCATCCCCAAGGAGCAAGGCATCATCTCCTTCTGGAGAGGCAACCTGGCCAATGTCATCCGGTACTTCCCCACCCAGGCCCTCAACTTCGCCTTCAAGGACAAGTACAAGCAGATCTTCCTGGGGGGAGTGGACAGGCGCAAGCAGTTCTGGCGCTACTTTGCGGGGAACCTGGCATCTGGGGGTGCCGCAGGagccacctccctctgcttcGTCTACCCGCTGGATTTTGCCAGGACCCGGCTGGCGGCTGATGTGGGCAAAGGAGTCAGCGAGAGGGAGTTCACTGGGCTGGGCGACTGCATCATCAAGATCTTCAAGTCTGATGGCTTGAGGGGCCTGTACCAAGGATTCAGTGTGTCTGTCCAGGGCATCATCATCTACAGAGCAGCCTATTTTGGGGTTTACGACACAGCCAAGG GTATGTTGCCTGATCCAAAGAATGTGCATATCGTAGTGAGCTGGATGATTGCCCAGACTGTCACTGCAGTAGCAGGGCTGGTTTCTTACCCTTTTGATACTGTGCGACGTAGGATGATGATGCAGTCTGGCCGAAAGGGAG CTGATATTATGTACAAGGGCACAATTGATTGCTGGAAGAAGATAGCCAAAGATGAAGGATCCAAAGCGTTCTTCAAAGGTGCCTGGTCGAATGTGTTGAGAGGCATGGGTGGAGCTTTTGTATTAGTACTTTATGATGAAATCAAGAAATATGTCTAA